TATGATGTGCTGGCAATTGGCGAAACAACGCCAGGCATCCCTGATACTGCGGTATTGCAGCAGGCGGCGACCGAACAGCGGGTGATTTTGACCTTCGATCGGGATTATGGCGAACTTATTTTTCGCTTTGGGCTCCCTGTTCCGGCAGGCATTGTCTATTTTCGCATGCCGCCAACCTCGCCTGTCGC
This genomic interval from Herpetosiphon gulosus contains the following:
- a CDS encoding DUF5615 family PIN-like protein, with translation MLLLANENIPYSATAWLRDAGYDVLAIGETTPGIPDTAVLQQAATEQRVILTFDRDYGELIFRFGLPVPAGIVYFRMPPTSPVAVAERLVALVAAAVPLVGMFTVVDTDHVRQRALPSATIAGDA